A single Micromonospora luteifusca DNA region contains:
- a CDS encoding acyl-CoA dehydrogenase family protein, whose translation MTTSVDNIQSDTDLADRLDTVIDEVIRPQAATVDREGAFPRPGVDALAAAGLLGLASSTEVGGSGQGMRAAADVIERLAAECGSTAMVLLMHYAATAVIEAHGPREVRTAIATGGHLTTLAFSEYGSRSHFWSPTGAASADDDGSVRLDARKSWVTSAGEADSYVWSSLPLSADAGPMTLWLVPAGSAGLSVTGDFDGLGLRGNGSRPMTAEGLRIPSAAMLAADGAGLDTALGAVLPWFLVLNGAFCLGLADSAVAEAGRHLTGTTLTHTGAALCDAPVTRRDLARLIIRTEALRAFLGDTLTALETGRDDAMLRVLQVKALAGETAADVTDGAMQLCGGSAFRKELGLERRFRDSRAARVMAPTTDALHDFVGRVATGLPLLDEANR comes from the coding sequence ATGACGACCAGTGTCGACAACATTCAATCCGACACCGATCTCGCAGACCGGCTCGACACGGTCATCGACGAGGTGATCCGCCCGCAGGCCGCGACCGTCGACCGGGAGGGCGCCTTCCCCCGGCCGGGGGTCGACGCCCTCGCCGCGGCCGGCCTGCTGGGCCTGGCCTCCTCGACCGAGGTCGGCGGCAGCGGCCAGGGCATGCGGGCGGCCGCCGACGTCATCGAACGGCTCGCCGCCGAGTGTGGGTCCACGGCGATGGTGCTGCTCATGCACTACGCGGCGACCGCCGTCATCGAGGCGCACGGCCCGCGCGAGGTCCGCACGGCCATCGCCACCGGCGGTCATCTCACCACCCTGGCCTTCTCCGAGTACGGCTCGCGCAGCCACTTCTGGTCGCCGACCGGCGCCGCCAGCGCCGACGACGACGGCAGCGTCCGCCTCGACGCCCGCAAGAGCTGGGTCACCTCGGCCGGCGAGGCCGACAGTTACGTCTGGTCGAGCCTCCCGCTGTCCGCCGACGCCGGTCCGATGACGCTGTGGCTCGTGCCGGCCGGCAGCGCCGGCCTGAGCGTGACCGGCGACTTCGACGGGCTCGGCCTGCGTGGCAACGGCTCCCGGCCGATGACCGCCGAGGGGCTCCGGATCCCGTCGGCGGCAATGCTCGCCGCCGACGGCGCCGGGCTCGACACCGCGCTCGGCGCGGTCCTCCCCTGGTTCCTGGTGCTCAACGGCGCGTTCTGTCTCGGTCTCGCCGACAGCGCGGTCGCCGAGGCCGGCCGGCACCTCACCGGGACGACGCTCACGCACACCGGGGCCGCCCTCTGCGACGCGCCCGTCACCCGACGTGACCTCGCCCGCCTGATCATCCGCACCGAGGCGCTGCGCGCCTTCCTGGGCGACACCCTCACCGCGCTGGAGACCGGCCGCGACGACGCGATGCTGCGGGTGCTGCAGGTCAAGGCGCTCGCCGGCGAGACCGCCGCAGATGTCACCGACGGCGCGATGCAACTCTGCGGTGGCAGCGCGTTCCGCAAGGAGTTGGGCCTTGAGCGCCGTTTCCGTGACTCGCGCGCAGCCCGGGTGATGGCCCCGACCACCGACGCCCTGCACGACTTCGTCGGTCGCGTCGCCACCGGGCTGCCGCTGCTCGACGAGGCCAATCGCTGA
- a CDS encoding DUF1330 domain-containing protein, with product MSTYLINHLRIPGGVPTEESLRYLEQVEATTKAYGGKWLVLDAEVQIIEGSWEGSAVLIEFPDAETAKAWYNSAEYQAILPLRVNHTINDLILVDSVSPDFTVAGYAQKIRTLLGQ from the coding sequence ATGAGCACGTACCTGATCAACCACCTGCGTATCCCCGGCGGAGTGCCGACCGAGGAGTCCCTGCGTTACCTGGAGCAGGTAGAGGCCACCACCAAGGCGTACGGCGGCAAGTGGCTCGTCCTGGACGCCGAGGTGCAGATCATCGAGGGCTCCTGGGAGGGCTCGGCCGTCCTGATCGAGTTCCCGGACGCGGAGACCGCGAAGGCCTGGTACAACTCCGCCGAATACCAGGCGATCCTGCCGCTGCGCGTCAACCACACCATCAACGACCTGATCCTGGTGGACTCCGTCAGCCCCGACTTCACGGTGGCCGGCTACGCGCAGAAGATCCGGACCCTGCTCGGTCAGTGA
- a CDS encoding ferritin-like domain-containing protein gives MSAAPAADVEVHLGDLGFGRGAHLLVQRALAGLPPGGRLAVSGRDPALPVHLPAWCRGRGHRVEWPALGDRSELVAVVVRGTADDDRWFGAERAGPALPSALSSRPPARWGLGARGALLEAGGPEARFDLDDRDLVWADVAPHLYAQAAARQWDPQTAVPWADPFALPADVEAAVVQVMTYLVENEQAALVVPARFVGRIHPHFREVVQLLAVQMADEARHMEVFSRRALLRGTELGTSSAGGRHSLFTLVAESDFALASFLLSVLGEGSFVDLLSFLHQNAPDPVTRRVCWLAMQDERRHVVFGMAHLEHQAQLDPLLRDRLRAAIHRRHDALVDTAGLNADVFDALVVLAAGGWHPDDVSAGFDRVQALQHAMDQGRQRRLVRLGFRPDEAAALSALHTRNFM, from the coding sequence GTGAGCGCGGCCCCGGCTGCCGACGTCGAGGTCCACCTCGGCGACCTGGGCTTCGGCCGGGGAGCGCACCTACTCGTCCAACGTGCTCTGGCGGGGCTGCCGCCCGGCGGCCGGTTGGCGGTCTCCGGGCGCGACCCGGCGTTGCCCGTGCACCTGCCCGCCTGGTGTCGTGGTCGGGGTCATCGGGTCGAATGGCCGGCCCTGGGCGACCGGAGCGAGCTGGTGGCTGTGGTCGTCCGGGGTACGGCGGATGACGACCGCTGGTTCGGCGCGGAGCGGGCCGGGCCCGCCCTTCCGTCGGCACTGAGCAGCCGCCCGCCGGCGCGGTGGGGGCTCGGCGCCCGGGGCGCGCTGCTCGAAGCCGGTGGTCCCGAGGCCCGGTTCGACCTGGACGACCGTGACCTGGTGTGGGCCGATGTCGCTCCGCACCTGTACGCCCAGGCGGCCGCGCGACAGTGGGATCCGCAGACCGCGGTGCCGTGGGCCGATCCGTTCGCGCTGCCGGCCGATGTCGAGGCCGCGGTGGTGCAGGTGATGACGTACCTGGTCGAGAACGAGCAGGCCGCGCTCGTCGTGCCGGCCCGGTTCGTGGGGCGCATCCACCCGCACTTCCGTGAGGTGGTGCAGCTTCTCGCGGTGCAGATGGCCGACGAGGCGCGGCACATGGAGGTGTTCAGCCGACGGGCGCTGCTGCGGGGCACCGAGCTGGGCACGTCGTCAGCCGGCGGCCGGCACTCGCTCTTCACGCTCGTCGCGGAGTCTGACTTCGCGCTGGCCTCGTTCCTGCTCTCCGTACTCGGTGAGGGCAGCTTCGTCGACCTGTTGTCGTTCCTGCACCAGAATGCCCCGGACCCGGTGACGCGCCGGGTCTGTTGGCTCGCTATGCAGGACGAGCGCCGGCACGTGGTGTTCGGCATGGCGCACCTGGAGCATCAGGCGCAGCTAGATCCGCTGCTGCGGGATCGGCTGCGGGCGGCGATCCACCGCCGCCACGACGCGCTCGTCGACACCGCGGGCCTGAACGCGGACGTCTTCGACGCGCTGGTGGTGCTCGCGGCGGGTGGCTGGCACCCCGACGACGTGTCCGCCGGCTTCGATCGGGTGCAGGCTCTGCAACACGCGATGGATCAGGGCCGCCAGCGCCGACTGGTCCGGCTGGGTTTCCGTCCCGACGAGGCCGCCGCGCTCTCCGCCCTGCACACCCGCAACTTCATGTGA
- a CDS encoding TraR/DksA family transcriptional regulator yields MNPESSAIRQELLRLRAQTETQATALDRDLRGLFEASRSSNADDEHDPEGSTIALERAQLTAVLDATRQRLAELDVALQRVDDGSYGVCERCSRLIPAERLVARPSARTCVACANRR; encoded by the coding sequence ATGAACCCGGAGTCCAGCGCGATCCGCCAGGAACTGCTGCGGCTGCGCGCGCAGACCGAAACTCAGGCCACCGCCCTGGACCGCGACCTACGGGGCCTCTTCGAGGCGTCCCGGTCGTCCAACGCCGATGACGAACACGACCCCGAGGGCAGCACGATCGCCCTCGAACGCGCACAGCTCACCGCCGTCCTGGACGCGACGCGCCAACGCCTGGCCGAGCTGGACGTCGCGCTGCAACGGGTCGACGACGGCAGCTACGGCGTGTGCGAACGGTGCTCCCGTCTGATTCCCGCCGAGCGGCTCGTCGCCCGCCCGTCGGCGCGTACGTGCGTCGCCTGCGCCAACCGGCGGTGA
- a CDS encoding FAD-dependent oxidoreductase, giving the protein MSAPDDLPVVVIGAGPTGLAAAAHLHERGLTFTVLEAGDTPGAAVRQWGHVRVFSPWRFNIDPAARRLLDEAGWVAPDPEALPTGAELVGDYLQPLAELPQLKPHLRYGARVEAISRLGLDRLRTAGRDTAPFLLCLANGDELFARAVIDATGTWRTPNVLGASGLPARGEADATAYLEHALPDVLGVDRDRFVGRHTLVVGSGHSAANTLLSLAELAESAPGTEVTWAIRTASPARTYGGAAADALPARGALGLRLRTHVDAGRIRLLTGFAVHTLTPADGRVRVVVRHAGGNDESVTVDRIVAATGFRPDHSIAAELRLDLDPVLGATRALAPLIDPNEHSCGTVAPHGVDELAHPESGYYAVGMKAYGRAPTFLMATGYEQVRSVVAALAGDWVAARDVQLDLPETGVCNSNPADGQLGGCCAS; this is encoded by the coding sequence ATGAGTGCCCCGGACGACCTTCCTGTCGTGGTGATCGGCGCCGGTCCGACCGGTCTCGCCGCAGCCGCACACCTGCACGAGCGCGGCCTGACCTTCACCGTCCTCGAAGCCGGCGACACCCCGGGCGCCGCCGTACGGCAGTGGGGGCATGTGCGCGTCTTCTCACCGTGGCGTTTCAACATCGACCCGGCCGCCCGCCGGCTCCTCGACGAGGCCGGCTGGGTCGCCCCCGACCCGGAGGCACTGCCGACGGGCGCGGAACTGGTTGGCGACTACCTCCAGCCCCTCGCGGAGTTGCCGCAGCTCAAGCCGCACCTGCGGTACGGGGCACGCGTCGAGGCGATCAGCCGCCTCGGCCTCGACCGGCTGCGCACCGCCGGACGCGACACCGCACCGTTCCTGCTCTGCCTCGCCAACGGCGACGAACTGTTCGCCCGTGCCGTCATCGACGCCACCGGCACCTGGCGTACGCCGAACGTCCTCGGTGCCTCCGGCCTGCCCGCGCGGGGTGAGGCGGACGCGACGGCGTACCTGGAGCACGCGCTGCCGGACGTGCTCGGTGTCGACCGGGACCGGTTCGTCGGCCGGCACACCCTGGTCGTGGGCTCCGGCCACTCGGCCGCCAACACGCTGCTGTCCCTGGCGGAACTGGCCGAATCCGCACCGGGCACCGAGGTGACCTGGGCGATCCGGACCGCCTCGCCGGCGCGTACCTACGGCGGCGCGGCGGCCGACGCGTTGCCCGCCCGCGGCGCCCTGGGCTTACGGCTGCGTACGCACGTCGACGCCGGGCGGATCCGGCTGCTCACCGGATTCGCCGTCCATACGCTCACCCCGGCAGACGGTCGCGTGCGCGTCGTCGTGCGGCACGCCGGCGGGAACGACGAGTCGGTCACCGTCGACCGGATCGTCGCTGCCACCGGCTTCCGCCCCGACCACTCCATCGCCGCTGAGCTGCGTCTGGACCTGGACCCGGTCCTGGGCGCCACCCGCGCTCTGGCCCCGCTGATCGACCCCAACGAGCACTCCTGTGGCACCGTTGCGCCGCACGGCGTGGACGAACTCGCCCACCCGGAGAGCGGCTACTACGCCGTCGGCATGAAGGCCTATGGTCGGGCGCCGACGTTCCTCATGGCCACCGGCTACGAGCAGGTTCGCTCCGTCGTCGCCGCCCTCGCCGGGGACTGGGTGGCCGCTCGTGACGTCCAGCTCGACCTGCCCGAAACCGGCGTGTGCAACAGCAACCCCGCCGACGGTCAGCTGGGCGGCTGTTGCGCCAGCTGA
- a CDS encoding alpha/beta fold hydrolase, with protein MERINARDGASIVLHSTGDGPGIVVVHGGGVTIDVYRRLATTLADRFTVHLYNRRGRADAPPRSMPYTFEQDIDDLAVVLEHTGSGNVIGHSSGGFIALEAALRLPIDRLALYDAAICIDGRFPSAWLASAQAALRAGDIARGLAITAAGVNPQMAAGKLPLGVRIAIIRAFMRTQIGRTMAELLPMTLEESALIRAHDGPASQWAGVTAEVLLACGADGPPYYPGLNAALARALPRARTLTIPRSGHDAINRAYPRMVDPLADFFAAPVTPERTSHA; from the coding sequence ATGGAGCGGATCAACGCACGGGACGGCGCGAGCATCGTGCTGCACTCCACCGGAGACGGGCCCGGGATCGTCGTGGTGCACGGCGGTGGGGTCACCATCGACGTCTACCGCCGGCTGGCGACGACGCTCGCCGACCGGTTCACCGTGCACCTCTACAACCGACGGGGACGGGCCGACGCGCCACCCCGGTCGATGCCCTACACCTTCGAACAGGACATCGACGACCTCGCCGTGGTGCTGGAGCACACCGGGTCCGGAAACGTCATCGGCCACAGCTCCGGCGGTTTCATCGCACTGGAGGCCGCGCTTCGGCTGCCGATCGACCGGCTCGCCCTCTACGACGCCGCGATCTGCATCGACGGCAGGTTCCCGTCGGCGTGGCTCGCATCCGCCCAGGCGGCACTGCGGGCCGGTGACATCGCCCGGGGCCTCGCCATCACCGCCGCCGGGGTCAATCCACAGATGGCGGCGGGAAAGCTTCCGCTCGGTGTACGAATCGCGATCATTCGCGCGTTCATGCGTACGCAGATCGGCCGGACCATGGCCGAACTGCTGCCGATGACGCTGGAGGAATCGGCGCTGATCCGGGCACACGACGGTCCGGCCAGCCAGTGGGCCGGGGTGACCGCCGAGGTGCTGCTGGCCTGTGGTGCCGACGGCCCGCCCTACTACCCGGGTCTGAACGCTGCGCTGGCCCGCGCGCTGCCGCGGGCCCGGACACTGACGATTCCGCGCAGCGGTCATGACGCCATCAACCGGGCGTACCCCAGGATGGTCGACCCGCTCGCCGACTTCTTCGCGGCCCCCGTGACGCCGGAGCGGACGAGCCACGCCTGA
- a CDS encoding TetR/AcrR family transcriptional regulator, translating into MPRPKSPASAGTRQRLSDAALDLFHLRGYNGTSVQDIVAAAGAPKGTFYNHFASKEDLALNSVARYSAAMGLEMLDEKQGATPLERITNHLRFITGLSDTMGDRGCLLGNFATEIPAHSGVLRDAVDAGFGRWVAALAVAIEQARAAGELHGEEPARELAGFVVSSYEGAAARAKASGDPAAVHEFFAITTARILT; encoded by the coding sequence ATGCCACGACCGAAGTCACCAGCCTCCGCCGGGACCAGGCAGCGGCTGTCCGACGCCGCGTTGGACCTGTTCCACCTGCGCGGCTACAACGGAACGAGCGTCCAGGACATCGTGGCCGCCGCCGGGGCGCCCAAGGGCACCTTCTACAACCACTTCGCCAGCAAGGAGGACCTCGCCCTCAACTCGGTGGCGAGGTACTCCGCGGCCATGGGGTTGGAAATGCTCGACGAGAAGCAGGGCGCCACGCCGCTCGAGCGGATCACCAACCACCTCCGCTTCATCACCGGTCTCAGCGACACCATGGGTGACCGTGGTTGCCTGCTCGGCAATTTCGCCACCGAGATCCCGGCCCACAGCGGCGTTCTGCGGGACGCGGTCGACGCCGGCTTCGGCCGCTGGGTCGCCGCCCTCGCCGTGGCCATCGAGCAGGCCCGTGCTGCCGGTGAGCTGCACGGAGAGGAGCCCGCGCGGGAGCTCGCCGGATTCGTCGTCTCCAGCTACGAGGGTGCGGCGGCGCGGGCGAAGGCATCCGGTGACCCGGCAGCCGTCCACGAGTTCTTCGCGATCACCACGGCGCGGATCCTCACGTGA
- a CDS encoding GNAT family N-acetyltransferase — MVDITVRPMVAADADRVLAIYQAGLDAGNASFEITAPTWAAFDTARLSAHRFVAIDGDRTALGWIAVTPTSTRPVYAGVVEHSVYVDPAAQGRGIARLLLDELITSTEAAGIWTIQSGVFPENTASLTLHQRAGFRVVGVRERVGRHHGRWRDVVLLERRSRVIT, encoded by the coding sequence ATGGTCGACATCACCGTGCGTCCCATGGTCGCCGCCGACGCCGACCGGGTCCTGGCGATCTACCAGGCCGGCCTCGACGCCGGCAACGCCAGCTTCGAGATCACCGCCCCGACCTGGGCGGCGTTCGACACCGCGCGGCTGAGCGCGCATCGCTTCGTGGCCATCGACGGCGACCGCACCGCCCTCGGCTGGATCGCCGTCACACCCACCTCGACCCGCCCGGTGTACGCCGGTGTCGTCGAACACTCCGTCTACGTGGACCCGGCTGCCCAGGGCCGTGGCATCGCCCGACTGCTGCTGGACGAGTTGATCACCTCCACCGAGGCCGCCGGCATCTGGACGATCCAGTCCGGCGTCTTCCCGGAGAACACCGCGAGCCTGACACTGCACCAGCGGGCCGGGTTCAGGGTCGTCGGCGTACGCGAACGGGTCGGTCGCCACCACGGCCGCTGGCGCGACGTCGTCCTGCTCGAGCGACGCAGTCGCGTCATCACCTGA
- a CDS encoding TetR/AcrR family transcriptional regulator — protein MSDASTKADDDDSTRQPIWSRPERGSRGPAPAHSRDAIVVAAIALADTEGLAAVSMRAVAGALGTGAGSLYRYLSSRDDLLDLMTDRVVGELRPYPEAEGGWLDSMLLLGRRQLALHRAHPWLIEVSHRPSGVGPESLAWFDNCIRVLEPVRAPVTAKFEAIAMMSGVVTLFARSEAASEAFSLAGADLGAYPHLVAAFSQPSAPAPRADLFERTLRGLLTGLLLAEPSDPD, from the coding sequence GTGAGCGACGCATCCACGAAGGCCGACGACGACGACTCCACCCGGCAGCCGATCTGGAGCAGGCCCGAACGCGGCAGCCGTGGGCCCGCTCCGGCGCACAGCCGGGACGCCATCGTCGTGGCCGCCATCGCCCTGGCGGACACCGAAGGGCTTGCCGCGGTGTCGATGCGGGCTGTCGCCGGCGCGCTCGGCACCGGAGCCGGGTCCCTCTACCGCTACCTGTCGTCGCGCGACGATCTCCTGGACCTGATGACCGACCGGGTCGTGGGGGAGTTGCGGCCGTATCCCGAGGCCGAGGGGGGCTGGCTGGACTCGATGCTGCTGTTGGGCCGCCGGCAGTTGGCGCTGCACCGTGCGCACCCGTGGCTGATCGAGGTGAGTCACCGGCCGTCGGGTGTCGGCCCAGAGAGCCTGGCCTGGTTCGACAACTGCATTCGAGTCCTGGAGCCTGTGCGCGCCCCTGTCACCGCCAAGTTCGAGGCGATCGCGATGATGAGCGGCGTGGTGACCCTCTTCGCCCGCAGCGAGGCCGCCTCCGAAGCGTTCAGCCTCGCCGGTGCCGACCTCGGGGCGTACCCGCACCTGGTCGCGGCGTTCAGCCAGCCCTCCGCGCCCGCGCCCCGAGCGGACCTCTTCGAGCGGACCCTGCGCGGTCTGCTGACCGGTCTGCTGCTCGCCGAGCCGTCCGACCCGGACTGA
- a CDS encoding ion transporter, with amino-acid sequence MPAAPVPAQRGEPAPSAHHRSGWADRCARLAGARPFEVVIVVLILANGVVLGLETYDGLIRAGAALHWLELFFRAVFVVEIGVRLAAYGKRPQDFFRHGWNVFDFVVIAAIFIPGLHGDPALLRVVRVARMVRLVRFSPGLRTIVSALWRSLPGVTGFLALAVVTLYVYGMAGWLIFGSRYPEQYGDIGRSLLTLFVLLSLETLPDLIEQGMAISPWTLLYYVSYVIVTVNLLLNILIAVIVNSMEEARRLEMTERLAPDYDEDGDGVPDEVDRIAITQRLDDLRAVIAELERELRIDRDDGHGRPHRDGARTRR; translated from the coding sequence ATGCCCGCCGCCCCCGTGCCCGCCCAGCGAGGTGAGCCGGCTCCGTCCGCGCACCACCGATCCGGTTGGGCTGACCGCTGCGCCCGGCTCGCCGGGGCGCGCCCGTTCGAGGTCGTCATCGTCGTGCTCATCCTCGCCAACGGGGTCGTCCTCGGTCTGGAGACGTACGACGGCCTGATCCGGGCGGGCGCGGCACTGCACTGGCTGGAGTTGTTCTTCCGCGCCGTCTTCGTCGTCGAGATCGGCGTCCGGCTGGCGGCCTACGGCAAGCGTCCGCAGGACTTCTTCCGGCACGGTTGGAACGTCTTCGACTTCGTGGTGATCGCGGCGATCTTCATACCGGGCCTGCACGGCGACCCAGCACTGCTCCGCGTCGTACGGGTCGCCCGCATGGTCCGGTTGGTGCGGTTCTCGCCGGGCCTGCGGACCATCGTCTCCGCGCTGTGGCGCAGCCTGCCGGGCGTCACCGGCTTCCTCGCCCTGGCCGTGGTGACGCTCTACGTGTACGGCATGGCCGGCTGGCTGATCTTCGGCAGCAGGTATCCGGAACAGTACGGCGACATCGGCCGCTCCCTGCTGACGTTGTTCGTGCTGCTGTCGCTGGAGACGCTGCCGGACCTCATCGAGCAGGGCATGGCAATCTCGCCGTGGACGCTGCTCTACTACGTCAGCTACGTGATCGTCACCGTCAACCTGCTGCTCAACATCCTCATCGCGGTCATCGTCAACTCGATGGAGGAGGCACGCCGGTTGGAGATGACCGAGCGACTGGCTCCCGACTACGACGAGGACGGCGACGGCGTACCGGACGAGGTGGACCGCATCGCGATCACCCAACGGTTGGACGACCTGCGGGCGGTCATCGCCGAGTTGGAGCGGGAGCTGCGGATCGACCGGGACGACGGGCACGGACGGCCCCACCGGGACGGCGCCCGTACCAGACGGTAA
- a CDS encoding ArsR/SmtB family transcription factor → MSNQAAPAVDVPCCPPLTERRVPAEAAAVLASAFKALGDPVRLQLMSMIASAESGEICVCDLTPAFDLTGPTISHHLKTLREAGLVDAERRGTWVYYRARPALLRQLATLLTVAPAA, encoded by the coding sequence ATGTCGAATCAAGCGGCGCCGGCCGTGGACGTGCCCTGCTGCCCTCCCCTGACCGAGCGACGCGTACCGGCCGAGGCCGCCGCGGTGCTCGCGTCCGCGTTCAAGGCCCTGGGCGACCCGGTGCGTCTGCAACTGATGTCGATGATCGCTTCCGCGGAGAGCGGGGAGATCTGCGTCTGCGATCTGACCCCCGCGTTCGACCTGACCGGCCCGACCATCTCGCACCACCTGAAGACCCTGCGTGAAGCGGGGCTCGTCGACGCCGAGCGTCGGGGCACCTGGGTCTACTACCGCGCCCGACCGGCCCTCCTGCGCCAACTCGCCACCCTGCTCACCGTCGCACCGGCCGCATGA
- the arsB gene encoding ACR3 family arsenite efflux transporter — translation MSTTIRSDSPEIAVVGRLSRLDQFLPVWIGLAMVAGLLLGRLIPGLNSALDSVTIGGISLPIAIGLLIMMYPVLAKVRYDRLDTVTGDRRLLISSLVLNWLIGPAVMFALAWIFLADQPAYRTGLIIVGLARCIAMVIIWNDLACGDREAAAVLVALNSVFQVVAFGLLGWFYLSVLPGWLGLSGAELTISAWDIARNVLIFLGIPLLAGYLTRRLGERAKGRDWYEARFLPRIGPAALYGLLFTIVILFALQGDAITSRPLDVVRIALPLLVYFALMWAGSYALGRAIGLGYERTTTLAFTAAGNNFELAIAVAVGTFGIASGQALAGVVGPLIEVPVLVGLVYVSLWARRRFFTTAHSATA, via the coding sequence ATGAGCACCACAATCCGGAGCGATTCGCCGGAGATCGCCGTGGTCGGCCGCCTCTCCCGACTCGACCAGTTCCTACCGGTCTGGATCGGGCTGGCGATGGTTGCCGGGCTGCTCCTCGGCCGACTGATCCCCGGCCTGAACAGCGCGCTCGACTCGGTGACGATCGGCGGGATCTCGCTGCCGATCGCGATCGGCCTTCTGATCATGATGTACCCGGTGCTCGCGAAGGTCCGCTACGACCGACTCGACACCGTCACCGGCGACCGCCGACTGCTGATCTCCTCGCTGGTCCTCAACTGGCTCATCGGACCCGCCGTGATGTTCGCCCTGGCCTGGATCTTCCTGGCCGACCAGCCCGCGTACCGGACCGGTTTGATCATCGTCGGCCTGGCCCGCTGCATTGCCATGGTGATCATCTGGAACGACCTGGCCTGCGGCGACCGGGAGGCCGCCGCCGTCCTGGTCGCCCTCAACTCCGTCTTCCAGGTCGTCGCCTTCGGCCTGCTCGGCTGGTTCTATCTCTCGGTGCTCCCCGGCTGGCTGGGGTTGTCCGGCGCCGAGTTGACCATCTCGGCCTGGGACATCGCCCGCAACGTGCTCATTTTCCTGGGCATCCCGCTGCTCGCCGGTTACCTGACCCGCCGTCTCGGCGAGCGTGCCAAGGGCCGCGACTGGTACGAGGCCCGTTTCCTGCCGCGGATCGGCCCGGCCGCCCTCTACGGACTGCTGTTCACGATCGTGATCCTGTTCGCTCTGCAGGGAGACGCCATCACCAGCCGACCCCTGGACGTGGTCCGCATCGCGCTGCCCCTGCTGGTGTACTTCGCGCTCATGTGGGCCGGCTCCTACGCCCTCGGCCGGGCCATCGGTCTCGGCTACGAGCGCACCACCACCCTGGCCTTCACCGCTGCCGGCAACAACTTCGAACTCGCCATCGCCGTCGCGGTCGGCACCTTCGGCATCGCCTCCGGGCAGGCCCTCGCCGGGGTCGTCGGCCCACTGATCGAGGTGCCCGTCCTGGTCGGGCTCGTCTACGTCTCCCTCTGGGCACGCCGCCGGTTCTTCACCACCGCGCACTCCGCAACCGCGTAA
- a CDS encoding phosphate/phosphite/phosphonate ABC transporter substrate-binding protein, whose protein sequence is MSTPTVLMGAVAYDPKVVTIWEGFRAWLRGRGLDFDFVLYSHYERQVEDLVAGRIDAAWNSPLAWLRAERLAAANGTAVRALTMRDTDQDLTSIVVVRADSPVRQVADLAGMLVAVGAVDSPQATLIPLGHLAAAGVEVDVRRFDVGVGLHGDHIGGERDAARALVAGEVDAACMIDANHLAFVQEGTLPPEGTRIIAQTARYDHCNMTVRQPESAGVRLFGTLLLGMSYADPQVRPLLDLEGLTAWKDGRTTGYDLLARAVDATGFFSPDGRVTATDYRP, encoded by the coding sequence ATGTCGACGCCAACCGTCCTGATGGGCGCGGTCGCGTACGACCCCAAGGTGGTGACCATCTGGGAGGGCTTCCGCGCCTGGCTGCGCGGGCGAGGCCTGGACTTCGACTTCGTCCTCTACTCGCACTACGAGCGACAGGTCGAGGATCTCGTCGCCGGGCGGATCGACGCGGCGTGGAACTCTCCCCTGGCCTGGCTGCGGGCCGAGCGACTGGCGGCCGCCAACGGCACGGCTGTCCGCGCGCTCACGATGCGTGACACCGACCAGGACCTCACCTCGATCGTGGTGGTCCGCGCCGACTCGCCGGTGCGGCAGGTCGCGGACCTCGCGGGGATGCTGGTCGCCGTCGGCGCGGTCGACAGTCCACAGGCGACGCTGATTCCGCTGGGTCACCTCGCGGCCGCCGGGGTCGAGGTCGACGTGCGCCGTTTCGACGTCGGCGTCGGCCTGCACGGCGATCACATCGGCGGCGAGCGTGACGCGGCCCGCGCCCTGGTGGCCGGCGAGGTCGACGCCGCCTGCATGATCGACGCCAACCACCTGGCGTTCGTCCAGGAGGGCACGCTGCCACCCGAGGGCACCCGGATCATCGCGCAGACCGCCCGGTACGACCACTGCAACATGACGGTCCGGCAGCCGGAGTCCGCCGGGGTCCGGCTCTTCGGGACGCTTCTGCTCGGCATGTCGTACGCCGATCCGCAGGTGCGCCCGCTGCTCGACCTGGAGGGGCTGACGGCCTGGAAGGACGGCCGCACCACGGGGTATGACCTCCTCGCCAGGGCGGTCGACGCCACCGGGTTCTTCTCGCCCGACGGGCGGGTGACGGCCACGGACTACCGGCCGTGA